GCCCTGCGCCCGGCCCGCCGCCCCGATAGCCCGCCGGCGGATTGCCAAGCTGGGATGCACAGCATAAGCCCGCCAGCAGCACGCCCAGGCCGCAGTAAACGAAAGTCATGGCAATCCCTACCGCCTGCAGCAAAGCATTCGCCAGGGGCGCAAACAGAACCGAGGACAAACCGACCCCGGCAACCACGATGCCGGTGACCTGCCCTCGACGCTCCGGCGGAAACCATTTCACCGCAGGGGGGATGGTGGAAATACTGCCGGTCCCAATTCCTCCCCCGGCAATAATACCAAAGGTAATGACGAGCAGCAGGGGATGCAGCAGCAACCCGGACAGGACCAGGCCTACCCCCATTAGGGTGGCCGAAACAACGGCTGTAAATCTCGGACCCCTGGTGTCCTGCAGCCGGCCGAAAACCATCATAAAAATCACAAAGGAAATGGTGGCCGTCGTATAGGGCAGGGATGCTTGCTTGCTCGTCCAGTTAAGCTCGGTAATCATGGCATTACTAAGAATGCTCCATATGTACAAGATCCCCGTCAACACATTTAATCCCGTGGCTGCGCCCACCACCAACCAGGCCCTTGCTTGCGAAGTCATCGACACATGCTCCTCCTTAGCTTTGTTCTTTGTATAATGCTGTTATTGACCCCCGTCGTCTGCATCCTGGATAGGAGCAAGCCTTCAGGCCCCCCGGAAATACCAATACCCGTTAGCAAAATCAACAGACGCTTTAAATAACGCACACTAAAACACAACCCCAGCAGGAACAAGTCCTGACCGGGGTTGTGCAGTACTGCCCTGTCTTGTCATCGTTCCTCTCGGAAGTACGGTAAACCCAGCGCGGCAGGGGGTTGACTTTCCCGCTTGCGGCGCAAGGAGACGGCAATCAGCACGATAATGGTGACCAGGTAAGGCAGCATCTTAAAGAGCTCCATAGAACGCCTGGTCAGGTTCGGGATGTAGAAGAAGAGCCAGAACAGCATCCCGAACAAATAGGCGCCCCAGATCCCTTTCTTGGAATTCCAACTGGAAAAAATAACCAGGGCCACGGCCAGCCACCCCAGGCGCTCAATACCGCCGTCGGCGTCCCAGGTGCCCTTCGTATAATCCATCACGTAGAAGAGCCCGCCTAAACCGGAGATGCCGGCCCCGATGCAGGTGGCCAGGTATTTGTACAGGGTGACGTTAATACCGGCGGCGTCCGCGGTAGCCGGGTTTTCACCCACCGCCCGCAGGTTCAGGCCCACGCTGGTGCGGTTAATAAACCAGTTGACAAACAGGGCTACGGCCACCGCCAGGTACACCATGAAACCGAAACCCAAGAGCATCCCAAAAAGCGGCGGCAAATCCTTGGCAAAGGGCAAACTGGCCCGGAAAGCAGAACTGGTGGCGGCCACGGAGATCTGGCCTACACCGCCGGCCAGTTTGTTCAACGAACCGCCGAAAAAGTTGGCGAAACCGCCGCAAAAAATGGTCAGGGCCAAACCGGTAACGATCTGATTGGTTCTTAAAGAGATGGTCAGCACACTGAAAATGAGCCCACCCAGCATGGCGGAGAAAAAGGCCGCACTCATGGCAATC
The window above is part of the Clostridia bacterium genome. Proteins encoded here:
- a CDS encoding OFA family MFS transporter, producing the protein MTSQARAWLVVGAATGLNVLTGILYIWSILSNAMITELNWTSKQASLPYTTATISFVIFMMVFGRLQDTRGPRFTAVVSATLMGVGLVLSGLLLHPLLLVITFGIIAGGGIGTGSISTIPPAVKWFPPERRGQVTGIVVAGVGLSSVLFAPLANALLQAVGIAMTFVYCGLGVLLAGLCCASQLGNPPAGYRGGGPGAG
- a CDS encoding ABC transporter permease produces the protein MTQLIALLQAGIMFGTVILYGSTGETLAEKSGNLNLGVPGIMYLGGIMGLMSVFFYEMNNPEPNKLLCIVIAMSAAFFSAMLGGLIFSVLTISLRTNQIVTGLALTIFCGGFANFFGGSLNKLAGGVGQISVAATSSAFRASLPFAKDLPPLFGMLLGFGFMVYLAVAVALFVNWFINRTSVGLNLRAVGENPATADAAGINVTLYKYLATCIGAGISGLGGLFYVMDYTKGTWDADGGIERLGWLAVALVIFSSWNSKKGIWGAYLFGMLFWLFFYIPNLTRRSMELFKMLPYLVTIIVLIAVSLRRKRESQPPAALGLPYFREER